A single region of the Mechercharimyces sp. CAU 1602 genome encodes:
- a CDS encoding SRPBCC domain-containing protein, protein MTTPVPEFTITRTLNASRELVWCAWTEEKELCNWLPSTPLESISFDVQKGGRYCYTMVNNETSEEYPTGGVFLDVVPFERLVFTWGYPNDPIEKSPVVTLTLTGHGDCTEMIFHLRGFAGHPGDKYVYDGWSGAFDDLMKHLRD, encoded by the coding sequence ATGACGACACCTGTGCCGGAGTTTACCATTACTCGCACCCTGAACGCCAGTCGCGAACTCGTGTGGTGTGCCTGGACCGAGGAGAAAGAACTCTGTAACTGGTTGCCTTCTACACCTCTGGAGTCCATCTCTTTCGATGTCCAAAAGGGCGGTCGCTATTGTTACACGATGGTCAACAATGAGACCAGCGAGGAGTATCCTACCGGAGGTGTGTTCCTCGACGTGGTACCTTTCGAACGGCTCGTTTTCACCTGGGGATACCCCAACGATCCCATTGAAAAATCCCCTGTTGTAACTTTAACTCTTACGGGTCACGGTGATTGCACTGAGATGATTTTCCACCTACGCGGATTCGCCGGTCACCCCGGTGATAAGTATGTGTATGATGGCTGGTCTGGCGCATTTGACGATCTGATGAAGCACTTGCGCGACTGA
- a CDS encoding alpha/beta hydrolase, which produces MRKQVLFIHSAGSQNLHQGSSDLKAYLQKAFSDEYILLDPDMPDPENPKYTLWKDQLDKVFASLDSGVILIGHSLGGSVLLKYLSEEVCTQTVAGLFMIAAPYWGEDNDWLAEEYTLSEDFALKLPPISQIFLYHSCYDEIVPPVHLEHYMRKLPQANIRMLDGSEHAFSDGVPELIDDIKEL; this is translated from the coding sequence ATGAGGAAACAAGTATTATTTATTCATAGTGCGGGCTCCCAGAACCTTCACCAAGGAAGTAGCGATCTAAAGGCATATTTACAAAAGGCGTTCAGTGATGAATACATCTTATTAGACCCCGATATGCCTGATCCAGAAAACCCTAAGTACACGCTTTGGAAAGATCAACTTGATAAAGTATTCGCTTCATTGGACAGTGGAGTAATTCTTATCGGCCATTCTTTGGGTGGTTCGGTTTTGTTGAAATATCTCTCTGAGGAAGTATGTACACAAACCGTGGCCGGTTTGTTTATGATTGCAGCACCATACTGGGGAGAGGATAATGATTGGTTGGCTGAGGAGTATACTTTGTCGGAAGATTTCGCCTTAAAACTTCCTCCGATATCGCAGATCTTTCTTTATCACAGCTGTTACGATGAAATAGTGCCGCCTGTACACCTTGAACACTATATGAGAAAACTTCCACAGGCAAATATTCGCATGCTCGATGGATCTGAGCATGCATTTAGTGATGGAGTTCCTGAACTTATAGATGATATCAAAGAATTGTAA
- a CDS encoding antibiotic biosynthesis monooxygenase, whose translation MKSNQSIVWINIFTAKPGKLDELVDIQAEELLNFKDSDVPGWISSRWHRSVDNNKAIMLTTFENAEFHKSWLEKTDFSEHLNKIQHLIEEAEGGYYTLVTSIDN comes from the coding sequence ATGAAATCTAATCAATCCATTGTATGGATTAATATATTTACTGCGAAACCAGGCAAACTAGATGAATTGGTCGATATTCAAGCTGAAGAATTACTTAATTTTAAGGATAGTGACGTTCCTGGTTGGATAAGTAGTCGTTGGCATCGTTCTGTAGATAATAACAAAGCAATTATGCTAACTACTTTTGAGAATGCGGAATTTCATAAAAGTTGGTTAGAAAAAACTGATTTCTCAGAACATCTAAACAAGATTCAACATCTAATCGAAGAGGCAGAGGGTGGGTATTACACGTTGGTGACAAGCATTGACAACTAA
- a CDS encoding recombinase family protein, with protein sequence MNYGVYVRVSTDRDEQISSVENQIDICRNWLERSGFEWNETRVYKDEGISGTLLLDRPAIQLILTKAKNKEIDTVIFKSISRLARDLKDSLEIREIFLSHNVRIISVEEGYDSNKAGKNDMAFELWSLFSAQYSRTLSAGISAALAAKVRRGEHIGKTPYGYEKKEGLLVPLQEEADIVRQIYQWYNQGWGFKRITLELNSRGCKPKMKSKWQVTSVQRLIRNPIYCGDFVMNKYTNIKVSGKKKQIQNPEEKWIYFRDHHPAIVSREVWDMANKKKTTQGKTKITPWNEFRGLLKCSVCGFNMVILQSWNKRKDGTKKSWKYLKCSSRRRAGEYGCVNHEPITYEELRAFVLDQLMKEGETIAPFHYLNQFEEQRQKEVCQYEKGITQLKKKKEGLVDLYLDELISKQEFEEKREELENEIREGEDHLFLIQRKEHIGKKVETVREAFASLSDQNQDLFQALNTLIDRIVIHPDRTIDIHLAIQAPVDEK encoded by the coding sequence ATGAACTACGGGGTATATGTACGTGTGTCCACCGATCGGGATGAACAAATATCCTCGGTGGAAAACCAAATCGATATCTGTCGTAATTGGCTGGAGCGCAGCGGCTTTGAATGGAATGAGACGAGAGTATATAAGGACGAAGGCATCAGTGGGACTCTCCTATTAGATCGTCCAGCCATCCAACTTATATTAACTAAAGCGAAAAACAAGGAAATAGATACAGTGATATTTAAATCAATCAGCCGTTTGGCTCGAGATCTGAAAGATTCCTTAGAGATTCGTGAGATTTTCCTCTCACACAATGTCCGCATTATTTCGGTGGAAGAAGGATATGATTCGAACAAAGCGGGGAAGAATGACATGGCCTTTGAACTATGGTCGCTCTTTTCCGCACAATATAGTCGTACCCTTTCAGCCGGTATATCTGCTGCATTAGCCGCCAAGGTGCGGCGGGGGGAGCATATTGGAAAAACTCCTTATGGATATGAGAAAAAAGAAGGATTATTAGTGCCCCTTCAGGAAGAAGCAGATATCGTACGTCAAATCTATCAATGGTATAACCAAGGCTGGGGATTTAAACGGATTACATTAGAGCTCAATTCCCGAGGTTGCAAGCCGAAAATGAAGAGTAAGTGGCAGGTAACCTCAGTACAGCGTTTGATCCGTAACCCGATATACTGCGGAGATTTTGTGATGAACAAGTACACCAATATCAAAGTGAGTGGGAAGAAGAAGCAGATTCAGAATCCAGAAGAAAAGTGGATTTATTTTCGTGACCATCACCCAGCAATTGTTTCAAGAGAGGTTTGGGATATGGCGAATAAAAAAAAGACAACACAGGGGAAAACGAAGATTACTCCATGGAATGAGTTCCGAGGATTATTAAAATGTAGTGTCTGTGGATTTAATATGGTTATCCTGCAAAGCTGGAATAAGCGCAAAGATGGGACAAAGAAGAGCTGGAAGTACTTGAAATGTAGTAGTCGGCGTCGGGCTGGGGAGTATGGGTGTGTCAACCATGAGCCGATTACATATGAAGAGCTACGTGCCTTCGTCTTGGATCAGTTAATGAAAGAAGGAGAGACGATTGCTCCTTTTCACTATCTTAATCAGTTTGAGGAGCAACGGCAGAAGGAAGTGTGCCAATACGAAAAGGGTATTACCCAGCTTAAAAAGAAGAAAGAAGGGCTCGTCGATCTTTATTTGGATGAGTTGATTAGCAAGCAGGAATTTGAGGAGAAGAGAGAGGAACTGGAGAATGAGATTAGAGAAGGAGAGGACCACTTATTTCTCATACAGCGGAAGGAGCACATAGGGAAGAAGGTAGAGACGGTGAGAGAAGCATTTGCATCACTCAGCGATCAAAATCAAGATTTGTTTCAGGCTTTGAATACTTTGATTGACAGAATCGTCATCCATCCCGATCGCACGATCGATATTCATTTAGCCATTCAGGCACCTGTAGATGAGAAATGA
- a CDS encoding VanZ family protein, which produces MKRIILLFISVIPFFFFLSRDAFDNYSYRVDVGNIIELLLNISPIIIYVLWDAMRKKESTIKIYLIKSLYYVYIYHVLFYVLLYIPFYQFISQPLLPELDQEPIRYNLVLFQTISGSITFINIYGNLLLMLPLGILLPLIYDGKLNKSKKTIPILFFIILSIEVIQLIVSYIDAKFSEWPYSRSFDVDDLMLNFAGAILGYFIYRVIIVPVSNKVKRRRVK; this is translated from the coding sequence ATGAAGCGTATAATTTTGCTATTCATCTCAGTTATCCCATTTTTCTTTTTTCTATCTCGTGATGCATTTGATAATTACAGTTATCGAGTTGATGTGGGAAATATTATAGAGTTATTGCTAAATATATCACCAATTATTATTTATGTTTTATGGGATGCTATGAGGAAGAAGGAATCAACAATAAAGATTTATCTAATCAAATCTTTGTACTATGTGTATATATATCATGTTTTATTTTATGTGCTACTATATATACCGTTTTATCAATTTATTTCACAGCCCTTACTCCCTGAATTAGATCAAGAGCCAATTAGATATAATCTTGTTTTATTCCAGACAATTTCCGGAAGTATCACCTTTATAAATATATATGGTAACCTACTTCTCATGCTTCCTCTAGGGATACTATTACCTTTAATTTACGATGGGAAGTTGAACAAAAGTAAAAAAACTATACCTATATTATTTTTCATCATTTTATCAATAGAGGTAATCCAGTTGATTGTCTCTTATATAGATGCTAAATTTAGTGAATGGCCGTACTCCCGCAGCTTTGATGTTGATGATTTAATGTTGAATTTCGCCGGAGCGATATTAGGATATTTCATATACAGAGTCATTATAGTCCCTGTTTCTAATAAGGTTAAACGGAGACGTGTGAAATAA
- a CDS encoding transposase gives MSRKGNCYDNACIESFHSIIKRELVYLSRFETRKQAQQSIFKYIECFYNKRRVHSSIDYCTPCEYEQLFYESLSPVA, from the coding sequence ATGAGCCGAAAGGGAAACTGCTACGACAACGCTTGTATTGAGTCCTTCCATAGCATCATCAAACGAGAGCTCGTTTATCTTTCTCGCTTCGAAACCCGAAAACAGGCTCAACAAAGCATCTTTAAATATATCGAATGTTTCTATAACAAGAGGAGGGTTCACTCATCGATTGACTATTGTACACCATGTGAGTATGAACAACTTTTCTACGAATCTCTGTCCCCAGTCGCATAA
- a CDS encoding DDE-type integrase/transposase/recombinase, whose product MRYNCSILDLSDRSIVATKTASYMTAELAIKTLQEALNQHSPREGLILHSDQGVQFTSKAFIQFCEQNGIQQSMSKAGSPFDNAPMESFFGKLKNEQLHSLITDYIFLYYHHVRPHSALDGKIPMEARYL is encoded by the coding sequence ATGCGTTACAATTGCTCCATCTTGGATTTAAGCGACCGAAGCATTGTAGCAACGAAAACGGCTTCTTATATGACAGCGGAGTTAGCGATCAAAACCCTTCAAGAGGCCCTAAACCAACACTCTCCAAGGGAAGGGTTGATTTTACATAGTGATCAAGGAGTCCAGTTCACTTCAAAAGCCTTTATTCAATTCTGTGAGCAAAACGGGATTCAACAAAGTATGAGCAAAGCTGGCTCTCCTTTTGATAATGCTCCGATGGAATCCTTTTTTGGTAAGTTAAAGAATGAACAGCTACATTCTCTAATTACCGATTATATTTTTCTATACTACCATCATGTAAGACCTCATAGTGCTCTAGATGGGAAAATTCCGATGGAAGCAAGGTATCTTTAA
- a CDS encoding IS3 family transposase, translated as MSSLIKEYRLGQGSLNHWVKQYREECRKSNANNGSIIGDKDVYDQLARLRKEKRGVRKGEPFFKKGSSILCEGNQKVMYSFIEEHAFEFGVRWLLKRFQLSPHAYYNNRKKRKASYYKRKEAVLGVIKDIYHRYQGKMGYRMIQQQLTYEGYRYSRLTVYKYMKELGLRSIVYKRKPPHLKGKPHKTFPNILNRDFSAKGSTSGGVPISPTFLYRMGECVTIAPSWI; from the coding sequence ATGAGCAGTTTGATAAAAGAATATCGCTTGGGACAAGGAAGCTTAAATCATTGGGTGAAGCAGTACCGCGAAGAATGCCGAAAATCGAATGCAAATAACGGATCTATCATAGGAGACAAAGATGTCTACGATCAACTTGCTCGCCTCCGAAAGGAAAAAAGAGGAGTTAGAAAAGGAGAACCGTTTTTTAAAAAAGGCAGCAGCATTCTTTGCGAAGGAAACCAAAAAGTAATGTACTCATTCATAGAAGAGCATGCCTTCGAGTTCGGTGTTCGATGGCTTCTCAAGCGGTTTCAATTATCCCCTCATGCGTACTACAACAACCGAAAAAAACGAAAAGCGAGCTACTATAAGCGAAAAGAAGCTGTGCTTGGCGTAATCAAAGACATTTATCATCGTTATCAAGGCAAGATGGGTTACCGGATGATTCAACAGCAATTGACGTATGAAGGGTATCGGTATAGCCGTTTAACGGTGTATAAATACATGAAAGAGCTGGGTCTCCGTTCGATTGTATATAAAAGGAAACCACCGCACCTGAAAGGAAAGCCTCATAAGACCTTTCCTAATATTCTTAACAGAGACTTTTCTGCTAAGGGATCAACCAGCGGTGGTGTACCGATTTCACCTACGTTCCTTTATCGAATGGGCGAATGCGTTACAATTGCTCCATCTTGGATTTAA
- a CDS encoding IS3 family transposase (programmed frameshift), with product MTKRKRRTFTHEFKQQMVRLHENGKPRREIIEEYEMTASAFDKWVRQSQSSGSFKEKDNRSPEETELVRLRKENQRLLMENDIFKASRADHGTKVNVIRNNRHKYSVSAMCDVLQIPRSSYYYEKKSEPSQEEELAVIIEEIFHKSRQTYGTRKIKVELRKAGWTVSRRRIGRIMKEQGLVSKYTVAQFRPSKSTCNESNLANRLNREFHQDQELKVVVSDLTYVRVQQKWHYICVFVDLFNREIIGYSTGAKKDALLVYRALSSIQQDLSKIELFHTDRGNEFKNRLIDEALETFEIQRSLSLKGSPYDNAVAEAMFKVIKTEFVKSAHFESLQQLELELFDYVHWFNHIRIHSTLDYLTPVEYKQRHLKKSV from the exons ATGACGAAAAGAAAGCGACGTACGTTTACTCACGAATTTAAACAGCAGATGGTGCGACTGCACGAGAATGGAAAGCCGAGAAGAGAAATCATTGAAGAATATGAGATGACAGCATCCGCCTTCGACAAGTGGGTAAGACAAAGCCAGAGTAGCGGTTCGTTTAAAGAAAAGGATAACCGAAGTCCTGAGGAAACGGAGTTAGTCCGACTAAGAAAAGAAAACCAACGTCTCCTGATGGAGAATGATATTT TTAAAGCAAGCCGCGCTGATCATGGGACGAAAGTAAATGTGATCCGAAATAATCGGCACAAATACTCGGTATCAGCAATGTGTGACGTCCTACAGATCCCAAGAAGTTCGTACTACTATGAGAAGAAAAGTGAGCCATCACAAGAGGAAGAGCTTGCGGTGATTATCGAAGAGATCTTTCATAAAAGCCGTCAAACCTACGGTACACGGAAAATTAAAGTGGAATTAAGGAAAGCAGGCTGGACGGTATCTAGAAGGCGAATTGGACGAATCATGAAAGAGCAAGGTCTGGTATCCAAGTACACCGTTGCTCAGTTTCGACCGAGTAAAAGCACGTGTAATGAGTCCAATCTAGCCAATCGACTCAATCGTGAGTTTCATCAAGATCAAGAGCTGAAAGTGGTTGTAAGCGACTTAACTTACGTACGTGTTCAGCAAAAGTGGCATTACATCTGTGTTTTTGTCGACCTCTTTAACCGTGAGATCATTGGATATAGTACCGGAGCGAAAAAGGACGCCCTGCTGGTATACCGTGCCCTTTCTTCCATTCAACAAGACCTATCGAAAATCGAACTCTTTCATACTGACCGGGGAAATGAATTTAAGAATAGGCTGATTGACGAAGCTCTTGAAACCTTTGAGATTCAGCGATCCTTGAGTCTAAAAGGGTCCCCTTATGACAATGCCGTAGCCGAGGCCATGTTCAAGGTGATTAAGACAGAGTTTGTTAAATCTGCGCATTTTGAAAGCCTGCAACAACTAGAGTTAGAATTATTCGATTATGTTCACTGGTTTAATCACATTCGAATCCACAGTACTCTCGATTATTTAACACCGGTAGAGTACAAACAGAGACACCTTAAAAAATCTGTCTAG
- a CDS encoding DUF3238 domain-containing protein yields MEKSPELTPPDISGEGWLIRYTTFIPLETAPNPWCDWLGVCEFDSFHGDNREFDMWSDDFRTRSDVYVTWDYRSGEPNGLHHDPQTGVTIGYLDGEEVATDKAPTSDMKIENEEFHTDWISYSMDLASNIPILKAFDKPIAPAIDAEYDAKVYKNGDFEFSGTHDQAPSHEMYMMQYSSDWGFPIHQHEHQDFKYLFPPFPNCEWKISVINNELVENTQSISDDGEWERIGEDLKFTHISDQVSYSGGDFKAQIWGLSANDTNKTFKLYEYDPDNDDDYVGECTVTTNAYDCIWEGIDDATDGPNEKAELYLKTEAGTNVFAAVFYEDGWSKVGSSSEFTDESDRISVAEGQLKASISGNLSGKKTTFYLYEYDPDNSDDYVGRCTVSNDPYECVWEINDSNTDGPNELAELYLLTYSTDGPFSVSFQQKGDSWEKIGEDLEFTTTSDRVSSNGGNVKVNFSGYDASSTITFQLYEYDPDNGDDHIGECTVTGTKNSCNWKGIDVDGSNNKAELYILTNSTDCPFSAVFFD; encoded by the coding sequence ATAGAAAAATCTCCTGAACTAACCCCCCCAGATATAAGTGGAGAGGGATGGCTAATAAGATATACTACATTTATTCCGTTAGAGACCGCTCCTAATCCTTGGTGTGATTGGTTGGGTGTTTGCGAATTTGATAGTTTTCATGGCGATAACAGGGAGTTTGACATGTGGTCGGATGATTTTCGAACAAGATCAGACGTCTATGTAACATGGGATTATAGAAGTGGTGAGCCTAATGGTCTGCATCATGACCCCCAGACAGGGGTAACGATCGGTTATCTAGATGGTGAGGAAGTTGCTACAGATAAAGCGCCAACATCCGATATGAAAATTGAAAATGAGGAGTTTCACACAGATTGGATCTCATATAGTATGGACTTAGCGTCCAATATCCCAATATTGAAGGCATTTGATAAACCGATTGCACCAGCCATAGACGCGGAGTATGACGCTAAAGTTTATAAGAATGGAGATTTTGAATTTTCAGGTACTCACGACCAAGCCCCTTCCCATGAAATGTATATGATGCAATATAGTTCGGATTGGGGATTTCCTATCCATCAGCATGAACACCAAGATTTCAAATATTTATTCCCACCATTTCCTAATTGCGAATGGAAGATCAGTGTAATTAATAATGAATTGGTAGAGAATACTCAATCTATTAGTGATGATGGAGAATGGGAAAGGATTGGTGAAGATCTGAAGTTTACACACATAAGTGATCAAGTTAGTTATTCAGGTGGCGATTTTAAGGCGCAAATTTGGGGATTATCAGCAAATGATACCAATAAAACGTTCAAGCTATACGAATATGATCCAGATAACGATGATGATTATGTAGGAGAATGTACTGTAACGACTAATGCGTATGATTGCATATGGGAAGGAATAGATGATGCGACAGATGGACCAAATGAAAAGGCAGAACTTTATTTGAAAACAGAAGCTGGTACAAATGTTTTTGCGGCGGTCTTTTATGAGGATGGATGGAGTAAAGTTGGCTCTAGCTCAGAGTTCACTGATGAAAGTGACCGAATTAGTGTAGCTGAGGGACAGCTTAAAGCCAGTATCTCTGGTAATCTTTCTGGTAAGAAAACGACATTCTACTTGTACGAATATGATCCAGATAATAGTGACGATTATGTTGGTCGATGTACAGTTTCAAATGACCCCTACGAGTGTGTATGGGAAATAAATGATAGCAATACAGATGGACCTAATGAACTTGCAGAATTGTATCTTCTAACATACTCTACAGATGGACCCTTCTCAGTCTCATTCCAACAAAAAGGAGACTCGTGGGAGAAGATTGGCGAAGACTTGGAATTCACCACTACAAGTGATCGTGTGAGTTCCAATGGAGGAAACGTTAAAGTGAACTTTTCGGGTTATGATGCATCCAGCACGATAACCTTCCAGTTATATGAGTATGATCCAGATAACGGGGATGACCATATTGGCGAATGTACTGTAACTGGCACTAAAAATAGCTGTAATTGGAAAGGTATTGACGTCGATGGATCCAATAACAAAGCAGAACTTTACATTCTGACGAACTCTACAGATTGTCCGTTCTCAGCGGTGTTTTTCGACTAA
- a CDS encoding LuxR C-terminal-related transcriptional regulator has product MTHKQNGKPLLTNREREVFELLVQDKTTKEIAQDLFISEKTVRNHISNVMRTFCK; this is encoded by the coding sequence TTGACTCACAAACAGAATGGGAAGCCCTTGTTGACGAATAGGGAGAGGGAAGTATTTGAATTACTAGTACAGGATAAGACCACCAAAGAAATTGCTCAGGATTTATTCATCAGCGAAAAAACCGTTCGCAATCATATTTCAAATGTGATGCGTACCTTTTGCAAATAG
- a CDS encoding peptidylprolyl isomerase, producing MSKKGQIVMENGETIHFELYPNEAPNTVANFEKLANEGFYNGVTFHRVIPGFVSQGGDPTGTGAGGSGTTIKCETAGNPHKHEAGTFSMAHAGKDTGSSQFFIVHEPQPHLDGVHTVFGKVTSGLEAVRAMKNGDVMKEVRVDSE from the coding sequence ATGTCTAAAAAAGGACAGATCGTAATGGAAAACGGAGAAACCATTCATTTTGAGCTTTATCCCAACGAAGCCCCTAACACAGTTGCTAACTTTGAGAAACTAGCAAATGAAGGCTTCTATAACGGTGTTACTTTCCACCGTGTGATTCCTGGTTTTGTTAGCCAAGGTGGGGATCCCACTGGAACGGGAGCCGGAGGAAGCGGGACGACGATCAAGTGTGAAACAGCGGGCAACCCACATAAACATGAAGCAGGAACTTTCTCTATGGCTCATGCGGGTAAAGATACGGGCTCTAGCCAATTCTTTATCGTACATGAACCTCAACCTCATCTCGATGGTGTACACACTGTTTTTGGCAAAGTAACATCTGGTTTAGAAGCAGTTCGTGCAATGAAGAATGGTGATGTGATGAAAGAGGTACGTGTAGATAGCGAGTAG
- a CDS encoding CAP domain-containing protein, whose amino-acid sequence MKLIRIGVVITLFASLFFPLSDSLASEEIQPMTLDEHASSYLFGVQLAFVQDEHERLVKAKKEKESAQAETTTPPANENNDDSSKKKQEGILPIEQEVIQLVNKERTQRGLQPLQGDSKLSKVARTKSADMRDKEYFSHDSPTYGSPFDMMTQFGVSYSKAAENIAAGQQSAQSVMKSWMNSDGHRKNILDPNLTTIGVGYVEGGSWGTMWTQMFITR is encoded by the coding sequence ATGAAATTAATCCGCATAGGGGTTGTGATTACCCTGTTTGCATCTCTTTTCTTCCCCTTATCCGATAGTTTAGCAAGTGAAGAAATTCAGCCTATGACACTAGACGAGCACGCCTCCAGTTATTTGTTTGGCGTACAGCTCGCCTTCGTCCAAGATGAGCACGAACGCTTAGTAAAAGCGAAAAAAGAAAAAGAATCTGCCCAAGCAGAGACTACTACACCTCCCGCAAATGAAAATAACGATGATTCCTCCAAGAAAAAACAGGAGGGCATCCTTCCTATAGAACAGGAAGTGATCCAACTTGTTAATAAAGAACGTACCCAACGTGGGCTTCAACCGTTACAAGGTGACTCCAAGTTAAGTAAAGTTGCACGTACAAAATCTGCTGACATGCGGGACAAAGAATATTTTTCCCATGATTCCCCCACCTATGGCTCTCCATTCGATATGATGACCCAATTTGGGGTTTCCTATAGCAAAGCAGCAGAAAATATTGCCGCTGGTCAACAAAGTGCACAAAGTGTTATGAAAAGCTGGATGAATAGTGACGGCCACCGTAAAAATATTCTGGATCCTAACTTAACAACGATTGGAGTAGGGTATGTAGAAGGTGGCAGCTGGGGAACGATGTGGACTCAAATGTTTATTACTCGTTAA
- a CDS encoding M2 family metallopeptidase gives MDEQAQLFIDEVIPKVATLERELAEANWEAITSGKKKYGEKVARKREALIQLFADPKRYEQFCAIEWEKIEDHLLKRQFQLLELRFLRYQMNEEDRTEWVALEMEIKEIFAHFRAQVGGKSYTDNDLKEALKLEKTNKKRKELWRASKQIGVEVEKKLLKLVKVRNRIAQAKGYRDYYQLSLAVGEMEEDQLFAVLQEVKDFTDEPYLKMKKEMDKRIAKEYPHLRPEGVRSWHYDDFFFQEVPTSAAVDVNSLFAEENLVALAEKTFLEMGWDVTQILSKSDLYEREGKSQHAYSFDIDRERDVRILCNLRSNQYWMHTLLHELGHAVYDTYRDDGLPYLLRTHAHICMTEAMAMTMGRLASDPAWLLHVLKVSNEEMDEYKEMLKKQQAHAMLILARWCLVMTHFERDLYADPEQDLNSLWWEYVERFQYVPKPEGRDAPDWAAKIHFSIAPAYYHNYLLGELIVSQWWSYLEHHTEGHPLILNQRAGEFFNKEIFSMGAALPWQDLLQRATGEKLNPIYFYQQFCVSKEEESADSTNKSSANV, from the coding sequence ATGGATGAACAGGCACAATTGTTTATAGATGAAGTGATTCCTAAAGTGGCTACTTTGGAGCGAGAACTTGCGGAAGCGAATTGGGAAGCAATTACCAGCGGTAAAAAGAAATATGGGGAGAAAGTTGCACGTAAGCGTGAAGCATTGATTCAGTTATTTGCTGATCCTAAGCGTTATGAGCAGTTTTGTGCCATTGAGTGGGAGAAGATAGAAGATCACTTACTTAAGCGGCAGTTTCAATTATTAGAGCTGAGGTTTTTGCGTTATCAAATGAATGAAGAAGATCGGACCGAATGGGTAGCGTTGGAGATGGAAATCAAAGAGATATTTGCTCACTTCCGTGCACAGGTGGGAGGAAAATCATATACAGATAATGATCTTAAAGAAGCGCTAAAGCTGGAAAAGACGAATAAGAAACGTAAAGAGCTGTGGCGTGCGAGCAAGCAGATCGGAGTAGAAGTAGAAAAGAAACTATTAAAGTTGGTGAAGGTGCGTAATCGGATTGCGCAGGCAAAAGGATATCGGGATTATTATCAGCTATCACTGGCAGTTGGAGAGATGGAAGAAGATCAGTTATTTGCAGTACTGCAAGAGGTGAAGGATTTTACTGATGAGCCTTATCTGAAGATGAAGAAAGAGATGGATAAGCGAATTGCGAAGGAGTATCCTCATCTGCGTCCTGAAGGGGTGCGTTCATGGCATTATGACGATTTCTTCTTTCAGGAGGTGCCCACGAGCGCAGCAGTAGATGTCAATTCGCTGTTTGCAGAAGAGAATCTGGTTGCATTAGCGGAAAAGACGTTTTTAGAAATGGGCTGGGATGTTACACAGATCTTATCTAAAAGTGATTTGTATGAGCGAGAAGGCAAGAGCCAACATGCCTATTCTTTTGATATTGATCGTGAACGAGATGTACGCATTTTGTGTAATCTACGCTCAAATCAGTACTGGATGCACACCTTATTGCACGAATTGGGGCATGCAGTATATGATACCTATCGAGATGACGGCTTGCCCTATTTATTAAGGACTCACGCTCATATATGTATGACGGAAGCGATGGCGATGACAATGGGCCGACTCGCTTCAGATCCTGCTTGGTTATTACATGTATTGAAGGTTTCCAATGAGGAGATGGATGAGTACAAGGAAATGTTAAAAAAACAACAAGCACATGCCATGCTTATTCTTGCACGTTGGTGCTTAGTAATGACACACTTTGAGCGTGACCTTTATGCTGATCCAGAACAAGATTTAAACTCCTTATGGTGGGAATATGTAGAGAGGTTTCAGTATGTACCGAAGCCTGAAGGGCGTGATGCTCCCGATTGGGCAGCTAAAATTCATTTTAGTATCGCCCCCGCATATTACCATAATTACTTGTTAGGAGAGTTAATTGTATCGCAATGGTGGTCTTATTTGGAGCATCATACCGAGGGACATCCACTTATCTTAAATCAAAGAGCGGGAGAGTTCTTTAATAAGGAGATCTTTTCAATGGGTGCAGCATTACCCTGGCAGGACTTGTTACAAAGGGCGACCGGTGAAAAGTTAAATCCAATATATTTTTACCAACAATTCTGCGTGTCAAAAGAAGAGGAGTCAGCTGACTCCACAAATAAATCATCTGCTAATGTTTAG